A window of Thiovulum sp. ES genomic DNA:
TGACAGGATGAGAGTGTGAAAAAAATCTTTGCAACAATTTTTCTGTCTCAAACTCTCCTTTTTGGGGAGGGTGAAGTTCTTGCAAAAGTAAAAAACCTCATCGATATTGAGACATATCAAACACACTTTAAACTAATTAGCAAACTTTTTGCGGATGAGAGAAGATATTTAAAAAATGGTGAATTAGAAGTTGTTCCCATTTTGCAAAAATTGAAAAACGAGGGGATTTTAAATCTCCAACTATTCTCTCCAGAAACGATTGAAATTACTTTTAAAGGAGAGGGAAATCCAACCTTTTTAATTAAAATCGCATCAAATTCGCTTGAGGAATCTGGTTATTTTAAATACAGAATTTCTAAAGTTAAAAAAGATAAAGATGGTTTCATCTTTTCTGTAAATTTTCCATCTGCACATATTCCTGACCCAACAATTATTGGGGCTTCTCTTCAAAAAAGAGGTGCAAAAATTTTAGATGTTTCCCGAACTAACAATTTCTCTTGGAATTACGAAATAGATTTAAAAAACTACACGGAAGCTCTTCTAATTGGTTGGGACAAAAAGATAGATTTAGGAAGACCAAGAGGCGATTATTGGTTGAAATTTGAGAAAGAGGGAATTCTTGAAATTATTTCACGAGGAAATGACTGGTTTCCTGAAATTTTTCTTTATGACGAAAATCTCAACCTTGTAAAAGTCTTTAAAAAAGATGGAAAAAAAATAAAACTTCGTTTAAAAATCTCAAATAATATAAAATATGTCAAAGTTTCGGACATCTACCATTTGCACAATATTAAAAATGGATTGTCTGTTTATTTTGAAAAAATACGAAGATAAGGATTTTTCTTGAAAAAAGTTGTCGCATATTTAACAACTGGTTATCCAGATAAGCAATTTACAAAAGATTTGATTTTTGAACTTTCCCAACACATTGACACTTTAGAGCTTGGAATTCCATTTTCCGATCCTGTTGCTGATGGCGAAACAATTGAAAAAGCGAATCTACTTGCACTTAAAAATGATGTTAGATTTCATGATGTTTTAGATGTTGCAAGAGATGTTGAAATGCCGACTTATATAATGGGATATTTTAACTCATTTTATAACCGTGGAATCGATAATATTTTTAAGGAACTAAACAAAAATGCGATTTCTGGTGCAATCATTCCAGATTTACCACATGAAGAATCTAAAATATATCTGCCAGAGTTTGAAGCAAATTATCTTGATTTAATTCCATTTGTTGCACCAACTGACGGAAAAGAGAGAATTTCTGAAATTTTGAAAAATAGGAGAACTCGTTTTATCTATCTTGTCGCATATGCTGGAATTACAGGTAGCGGAAAAAGTGAAGATTTAAATCGTGTAATCGCAGATATTAAATCAGTTTCAAAATGTGATCTTTTTGTTGGTTTCGGTGTAAATGAATTGACGGCAAAAGAAAAAAGTCAAAATGTTGATGGTGTTATTGTTGGTAGTGCTTTTGTTAAACACTTATTAGACAAATCTACTTCACATAGCGAAAAAATTTCGCGAATTGTTAATAGTGCAAGAATTATTCGGGAGGAGATAAATAGTTGAAAAGAGCAATTTTACTTTTAAATATGGGCGGTGCAAATTCTAAAGATGATGTAGAGGTTTTTCTTTGGAATATGTTTAATGACAAGCGAATTATGACTGTCAAATATTCATTTCTTCGTTCAATGATTGCAAAATTTATTATCTGGTCTCGGTCAAGTGGTTCAAAAAAGAATTTGGATCTTCTTGGTGGGAAATCTCCACTTCTCTCAAATACAAAGAAACTTCTAAAAAAGTTGAATCGAAAAGATCGAGTTGAAGCAGTTATGCGATACACATCACCGTTTTCAACAGATATTTTGCCAAAGTTGAAAGAGGATGGAATTGAGAAATTGATTCTTTTCCCACTCTATCCGCAATATTCAACAACAACGACACTTTCAAGTTTTGAAGACATTTATGAGAAATTGGCGGAAATGAACTGGGGCGATGTCTCAATTTGCACAATTAAACCATACTACAACGATCCAAATTTTCTCGACCTCATCGCAAAAGCGATTAAAAAAGAGGTTTCAGACCCGAGCGATACAAATTTGATTTTTTCAGCTCACTCACTACCACAAAAAATTATTGATGCGGGTGATCCATATTTGGAACATGTTGAAAAACAGGTAGAGGAACTTAAAAAAATTCTTCCGCAATTCAAGTCCGTTCATCTAGCTTTTCAATCAAAACTTGGACCAGTCAAATGGTTAGAACCTGCACTTGACAAAAAAATCCATGAATTTAAAGATGAAAAAGTTGTCGTTTATCCAATCTCATTTACAATTGATAATGTTGAAACAGATTTTGAACTTGACATTGAATATCGTGAAGAGGCTGAAAAAATTGGACTCAAAGAGTATAAAGTTGTGAAAGTACAAAATGATTCAGAAGAGTTTGTTCAGTATATTTTAAATAAAATTTCTGAGGAATCTTAGAATTCAATTTTGCAAAAGTTTGAAAAGTATCTAAAGTCTTTGCCAAAAAAAGATAAGTTTCTTCTTTATGGAATTATCTTTTTAGGCACTCCACTTATTTTTTACCAAACTCTTTTTCTAGCTTCAGAAAATAGTCTTAAAGAGATGGAAACAAAATTGAGGTTTAGACAAACTGAAATACGAAAATTTTCTGAAAATATTCCAATTGACCAAAATCTAATAGAGATGAATATTCAGAAAAAGAGAGATGATCTTTTAAAATTGAGGAATAGAAATCTTTTTCTGTCTGAAGAGATGAAAAAAATTCCAAAAAAATCGAGTCTCTCTCAAGCACTTTTAGATATTTATCAAAAAGGCGATGAGGTCGGAATTCAGATTTTAAGAGCAGATATTTTTGAGAGTGGAATTGAGTTGGTTTTTATTTCAACTTTTCAAAACTCTCTCTTTTTTATGAACTATTTTGAGAGAAAAAATATTTTTAAGATAGAAAATCTAAAAATTGAGAAGAGCGGAGAAGAGGTTTTAACATCTCTTCTTATTCAACTATTTTAAATCTCGAACACAAAGAACCGAACCTTCACGATTGAGTAAATTCCAACCTACTGAAGATGTTTGGTAATTATAAATCCAAGAATTTTTTTCGTTGTATGTTGTTCCGCTCCAATACCACTCGTCTTTAATTGCGGAGATTCGTTTTTGATTTGATGCAATTTTTCGGAACTCATTTTTTGTTGGAATTCGCCAATCTTCAAAATTTAAAGCTTTCAACTTTTCACAATATTCACAAGCATCTTTCCAAACAAGTTTTTCAGTTGAGACATCATTTAGAATCATCAAACTTCCAATCATGACAGTATTTGAAGTAATTTCAAGCATTCTTTCTCTCTTCTCTTCAGCCTTAACAAATGCGAGTGGATCAAAATCTTTTGCACAAAACTCACCTTCTCCAACTTTTGCAGAAATATCAGATATAAGGAGTCTCTCAATCTTTTTATAAATTGGTTTATTCTCAATAACATCAACTATTTTGTATTCCTGTTTTTTTGCAAAAACATCAACTGTTTGGTATTTTGGAACTTCTTCTAAAATATCAACCGTCTTATATTTCTGCTTTTTCTCAAAAACATCAACAGTTTTATATTTTGGTTTCTTGTCAAAAGTTGAAGAACCAACAAGAATCTGTTTCTGTCCAACAACAACTTTTTCAAAACCGTCAGGTATTTTTTTTGTTCCTGTTTTTACAAGTTTTGTCCCGTTTTGAATTTTCTTTGTTCCATTTTTAATAATTTTATATCCATGAGGAACTTTTTTTGTACCAGTTTTGACCTTTTCGTATCCAACTCTAATTTTTTGATACTTTTTTTGAAAGTGA
This region includes:
- a CDS encoding tryptophan synthase, alpha subunit (PFAM: Tryptophan synthase alpha chain~TIGRFAM: tryptophan synthase, alpha subunit), translated to MKKVVAYLTTGYPDKQFTKDLIFELSQHIDTLELGIPFSDPVADGETIEKANLLALKNDVRFHDVLDVARDVEMPTYIMGYFNSFYNRGIDNIFKELNKNAISGAIIPDLPHEESKIYLPEFEANYLDLIPFVAPTDGKERISEILKNRRTRFIYLVAYAGITGSGKSEDLNRVIADIKSVSKCDLFVGFGVNELTAKEKSQNVDGVIVGSAFVKHLLDKSTSHSEKISRIVNSARIIREEINS
- a CDS encoding ferrochelatase (PFAM: Ferrochelatase~TIGRFAM: ferrochelatase) yields the protein MKRAILLLNMGGANSKDDVEVFLWNMFNDKRIMTVKYSFLRSMIAKFIIWSRSSGSKKNLDLLGGKSPLLSNTKKLLKKLNRKDRVEAVMRYTSPFSTDILPKLKEDGIEKLILFPLYPQYSTTTTLSSFEDIYEKLAEMNWGDVSICTIKPYYNDPNFLDLIAKAIKKEVSDPSDTNLIFSAHSLPQKIIDAGDPYLEHVEKQVEELKKILPQFKSVHLAFQSKLGPVKWLEPALDKKIHEFKDEKVVVYPISFTIDNVETDFELDIEYREEAEKIGLKEYKVVKVQNDSEEFVQYILNKISEES
- a CDS encoding Protein of unknown function (DUF1566) (PFAM: Protein of unknown function (DUF1566)~IMG reference gene:2508610570_SP), producing the protein PHILSSYLGKQQIEMIYDYVANEFRVSYINNVFSGDFKVEVPENRIDDFEENVKSFNFHFQKKYQKIRVGYEKVKTGTKKVPHGYKIIKNGTKKIQNGTKLVKTGTKKIPDGFEKVVVGQKQILVGSSTFDKKPKYKTVDVFEKKQKYKTVDILEEVPKYQTVDVFAKKQEYKIVDVIENKPIYKKIERLLISDISAKVGEGEFCAKDFDPLAFVKAEEKRERMLEITSNTVMIGSLMILNDVSTEKLVWKDACEYCEKLKALNFEDWRIPTKNEFRKIASNQKRISAIKDEWYWSGTTYNEKNSWIYNYQTSSVGWNLLNREGSVLCVRDLK